A window of Chryseobacterium aquaeductus genomic DNA:
ATAAAAGTTTCAAAAAACTTCCCACAAAACTCTCATTCAATAATCAACATTAATTTCTTTATAGATAAAAAAAAAGAATGATAGTTGTTGTTGAGTGTTGTGAGTTTAGGGGATAACTTTCCGCAAGAAACTTCATAACATACAGTTTGAGTTCTATTCATATTTAATTCACAATGTAATTAACTGATCATCTGAATTATTGAATACTTACTCACAAATATTAGTAATTTTTAAAAACTGTTAAATATTAGTTTCTCGAGTATGGAAAAAAGAAAGAATTATGACGGTAAAGAAATTGAAAGTTTTGTATTGAGTTTGTCAGGGTTTAGTTCATTAGCAAATTTTCCTATTAAAAAATATTATAGTTCAATAAAGTTTTCCACAGTTATTCACATTGCTTTTCACATTTTATGAGTGGGTAAATCACAATTTGTATTTTAATACTTAAATTTGCAGAATAATCTAAAGTATAAATAAGTTTGTAATGAAAAGAAAGATCGCTATTGCCGGAGACCATGCCGGTTTTGAGTATAAAGAAATCCTGAAAAAGCATCTTGAAGAACAATTTGAAGTACAAGATTTCGGTACGTTTTCTACTGACAGCGTAGACTATCCGGATTTTGTGCATCCTGCAGCAACTTCTGTTGAGAACGGAGAAAACGAATTGGGAATTCTAATCTGCGGAAGTGGAAACGGAGTACAAATTACTGCCAACAAACATCAGAAAATTCGCTGTGCACTATGTTGGATGCCAGAAATTGCTGAGTTGGCAAGACAACACAATGATGCCAATATGATTTCTATCCCGGCAAGATTTATTTCTAAAGAAGTAGCTATAGAAATTGCTAATAAGTTTCTGTCTACCGATTTTGAAGGTGGAAGACATCAGACCAGAGTTGATAAAATAGCATTCTGCTAAATCATAAAGGCTTGTAATTCAGTTTGCAAGCCTTATTTATTATTTATTTCTTATATTTGCATCATCAAACAGAAATTACCAATCTGTTTATTTCCATTCAAACCTATAAATACGAAAGATATTATTAACAGGTTTTTCTCCTCTCTTCTCCTTTTTTGTATTAAATTTATACAAAACAAAAATTTCAATTCTTAAATAATAATTGGAAAAGAATTTAACTCATTATCAACAAAATAAAAACCTCGTACCAATGGTAGGAGAAAAATAATAAAAGAATTATCAGAGAAATTTGATAATTGTATTAAAATTTAAAAGAATAAAATGCCAAAAAAAAATAAATACATAAGTCAGAAAAATGACTCAAAACTCTTGGAAATTGGAAGATTGATTCTCCGTTTTATGAATCAGAACCAAACCAAAATATACAATTACAAACAGATTTCAGATGGAATTGACTATAAAAATCCGAGACAACGTGAGTTGGTCATCCAGTCTTTACATAAGCTTTTAGCAAATCAAAGAATCAAGGAAACAGAAAAAGGAAAATTCAGCATTAATCTTAATATTGAAGGAACTTTAACTGGAATCATAGATTTTAATCAATCTGGAAATGCTTACGTAACTGTTGAGAATTTAAAGGATGATGTTTTCGTTCATGCAAAGAATGTGAAAGATGCATTACAAGGCGATAAAGTTCTCATTGTTACCTACAATTTTAAAGGAAAAAAAATAGAAGGTTCTGTGCTGGAAGTTTTAGAAAGAAGCCGTACAGAGTTTGTAGGAACCTTCCAGCTTGTTCCGCATAAGGAATTCGGATTTGTAGTTTGTGATAAAAAGACAATCAACACAGATATTTTTATCCCAAAAGGTAAAATAAATGGTGCAGAAAACGGCGATAAAGTCGTTGTAAAAATGCTTGAATGGAAAGCAGGAGATAAAAATCCTGATGGAGAAATTATAAAAGTTTTGGGAGCTCCGGGAGAACACGAAACTGAAATTCACTCGATCTTAGCTGAATACGGTTTGCCGTATAATTTCCCTGAAGAAGT
This region includes:
- the rpiB gene encoding ribose 5-phosphate isomerase B: MKRKIAIAGDHAGFEYKEILKKHLEEQFEVQDFGTFSTDSVDYPDFVHPAATSVENGENELGILICGSGNGVQITANKHQKIRCALCWMPEIAELARQHNDANMISIPARFISKEVAIEIANKFLSTDFEGGRHQTRVDKIAFC